A single window of Herpetosiphon gulosus DNA harbors:
- the secF gene encoding protein translocase subunit SecF, protein MLDLVRRRYLWFAISILTIIPGLISMLVFGLNLGVDFSGGARWEIHIPSISETRDGLENDINAVFTESGIEGARTQLSQGTTNNQQFVIAFVRSKSVQSDSAERKAVETGLTSKFGADTRIETVQTVGETVRGRSIRNAIVAVFIASLAIMGYLWAAFRGTPNPLRYGVCAIIAMLHDVLVVIGMASILGWLIGLEVDALFMTAVLTVISFSVHDTIVVFDRVRENVRRSSDDYERVVNRSIVQTLTRSINTQFTSFFTLTALLLFGGESIRSFVLILLLGLISGTYSSIFNAAQLLVVWENREWRNWFGRGKDNVKPATAA, encoded by the coding sequence ATGTTAGATTTAGTGCGTCGGCGCTATTTATGGTTTGCGATTTCAATTCTGACCATTATTCCAGGCTTAATTAGCATGCTGGTATTTGGTTTGAACCTTGGGGTGGACTTTTCGGGTGGTGCTCGCTGGGAAATTCATATCCCAAGCATTAGCGAAACCCGTGATGGCTTAGAAAACGATATTAATGCTGTTTTCACTGAGAGCGGTATTGAAGGTGCGCGAACTCAACTATCACAAGGCACGACCAACAATCAACAATTTGTGATTGCCTTTGTGCGCTCAAAGTCGGTGCAAAGCGATTCGGCTGAACGCAAAGCGGTGGAAACTGGCTTGACTAGCAAGTTTGGTGCGGATACGCGGATCGAAACCGTGCAAACCGTTGGTGAAACCGTGCGTGGTCGCTCAATTCGCAATGCAATTGTGGCAGTCTTTATTGCTTCCTTGGCGATCATGGGCTATTTATGGGCGGCCTTCCGTGGCACTCCCAACCCACTTCGCTACGGCGTGTGTGCAATCATCGCGATGTTGCACGACGTGTTGGTGGTGATCGGGATGGCTTCAATTCTCGGCTGGTTAATCGGCCTCGAAGTTGATGCGCTGTTTATGACCGCCGTCTTGACCGTAATTAGCTTCTCAGTCCACGACACGATTGTGGTGTTCGACCGCGTGCGTGAAAATGTGCGCCGCTCAAGCGACGATTACGAACGGGTGGTCAACCGCTCGATCGTTCAAACCTTGACGCGTTCGATCAACACCCAATTTACTTCGTTCTTTACCTTGACCGCCTTGTTGCTGTTTGGCGGCGAAAGCATTCGCTCGTTTGTCTTGATTCTGTTGCTTGGTTTGATCAGCGGTACCTATTCGTCAATTTTCAACGCTGCCCAATTGTTGGTGGTGTGGGAAAACCGCGAATGGCGCAACTGGTTTGGCCGTGGCAAAGATAACGTTAAGCCAGCCACCGCTGCCTAA
- a CDS encoding GAF domain-containing protein, which yields MQSQKQAFEDSSARFLREWLPRLATATSINGLHTTLSAALSQFRHNPHYHLIWLDLAETQPEIPLELMLSSSQQAQLEQGAILTITTADATQWTMLPLLHITLRGWLALPEATTNDQLLLPLALQTAASMCTISNNQQLVAELRELTQFNLISQRLNSSLELGPLIEAVYRGIQQMFGPQNLFVSLYDPESQLFQVAAHFYADGRSTTPNSQWTVAHGLTGVIIRRNEPIITDRYLETCAQYHVTPLFIDDDIPPLFWAGVPLRFGERVLGTLVIYTLEPDVRYNADTLRKLEMLAHRAADNFEQARLYERTTRQARQLELLNELGRTITSTLDFEAVPSLIMGRVQELLNVEEGSLLLLDEATNELVFRYSLSPVGQQLLGNRIPANVGIAGLVLRTGESLIANRAGDHPAFYTGIDMLVGHETRDLLCVPLLGAGGVKGVIEILNHRNGLPFTAADRALLEAVADQAVIAIENSNLYTQTDQALTRRISELDQRNKQFQEIVQIGNALKAASNLGSVLPALAEAVQSATGFNQVTISLVQTTPGHKAIIKRVVSAGIDRQIFEAQASITIEPERVEALLKPQYRRGESTYYIDHRRNGDARLWPDPSNGVDVPELRTGMWHPNDSLFAVLRSTSGDLLGLLTVYAPKNGLQPTTDQIQMLEIFATQLAVALENNRLYERQRQTVEGLTALSALGMAINSTFSNAQSIWQFTVGGMVDWTGALGAGVLLSDPNDPTTLQPIVGLGIEHTPDEAIIQFAHKVLERDKPLLLGDSSKLPSVLRDLGGQALVMLPLLATHQTLGVIYLWYPETLPNREAQDLLSLFVGQAAVAVETRRLAEEVSNGRDRLASILASTEEGIILLSADLRVVEVNAAAQTMIGSNEVAELLGEPVDLLLTHWCAQWNKSEEAWSELTLAIYKVSRGRLAEARGQLELGGLRSQWLEWTTLPVQSAANQSPHPIIIVLRDITTEIEAENLRHDLTYMMIHDLRGPLSSVMTSLDMLAKKMVGDLSEGQDKIVKIALRSSARLLDMVNLLMDISKLEAGQMPITPITVAVDDVVRSVMQNYEPLLNERKVHVALNIAENTPKASVDIQTLERVVQNLIDNAIKFSPALSTITISANKVQANQLPSDHPTGQWILLGVRDAGPGIPAQYRERVFEKFAQVKQTGIKGTGLGLTYCRLAVETHGGRIWVANDDGPGALFLLTIPIA from the coding sequence ATGCAATCCCAAAAACAGGCATTTGAAGATTCCTCAGCCCGCTTTTTACGTGAGTGGCTTCCGCGTTTGGCAACCGCCACGAGTATTAATGGGTTGCACACAACCTTGAGCGCCGCCCTCAGTCAATTTCGCCATAATCCCCACTATCATTTGATTTGGCTTGATCTGGCCGAAACTCAGCCCGAAATTCCCTTAGAATTAATGCTTTCTAGCAGCCAACAAGCGCAGCTTGAGCAAGGCGCGATTTTAACTATTACCACCGCCGATGCCACGCAATGGACGATGCTGCCACTGTTGCACATTACCTTGCGCGGTTGGTTGGCCTTGCCCGAAGCAACCACAAACGATCAATTGCTCTTGCCCTTGGCGCTGCAAACTGCCGCCAGCATGTGCACGATTAGCAATAATCAACAGTTAGTGGCTGAGCTGCGCGAACTAACGCAATTTAATTTGATCAGCCAACGCTTGAATAGTTCGCTGGAGCTTGGGCCATTGATCGAGGCAGTTTATCGCGGTATCCAACAGATGTTTGGCCCGCAAAATCTATTTGTCTCGTTGTATGATCCTGAATCCCAACTGTTTCAAGTGGCAGCGCATTTTTACGCTGATGGCCGCAGCACTACTCCCAATTCGCAATGGACAGTTGCCCATGGCTTAACTGGGGTAATTATTCGGCGTAACGAGCCAATTATTACCGATCGCTATCTTGAAACCTGTGCCCAATATCATGTCACACCATTGTTTATTGATGATGATATTCCGCCGCTGTTTTGGGCAGGCGTGCCGTTGCGCTTCGGCGAACGGGTGCTTGGCACGTTGGTGATCTACACGCTTGAGCCAGATGTGCGCTACAATGCCGACACATTGCGCAAATTAGAGATGTTGGCCCATCGCGCCGCTGATAATTTTGAGCAAGCTCGACTCTACGAACGCACGACGCGCCAAGCTCGCCAACTTGAATTATTAAATGAACTTGGCCGTACAATCACCTCAACGCTCGATTTTGAGGCTGTGCCATCGTTGATCATGGGGCGAGTGCAAGAGCTTTTGAATGTTGAAGAAGGGTCGTTGCTGTTGCTCGACGAAGCAACCAACGAATTAGTCTTCCGCTATAGCCTGAGTCCGGTGGGCCAGCAATTGTTGGGCAATCGTATTCCGGCCAATGTCGGGATCGCTGGCTTGGTGTTGCGCACAGGCGAATCGTTGATTGCCAATCGTGCAGGCGATCATCCGGCCTTTTACACGGGCATTGATATGTTGGTGGGCCACGAAACCCGTGATCTGCTATGCGTGCCATTGTTGGGTGCTGGCGGGGTCAAAGGGGTGATCGAAATTCTCAATCATCGCAATGGCTTGCCATTTACTGCCGCCGACCGTGCCTTGCTCGAAGCGGTGGCCGACCAAGCAGTAATTGCTATCGAGAACTCCAATCTCTACACCCAAACCGATCAAGCCCTGACCCGCCGCATCAGCGAACTCGACCAACGCAATAAGCAATTTCAAGAGATCGTGCAAATTGGCAATGCGCTCAAGGCTGCATCTAACCTTGGGTCGGTCTTGCCTGCCTTGGCCGAGGCTGTGCAAAGCGCTACGGGCTTCAACCAAGTAACGATTAGCCTCGTCCAAACTACGCCAGGCCATAAAGCAATTATCAAACGGGTCGTCAGCGCAGGGATCGATCGCCAAATTTTCGAAGCCCAAGCTAGCATTACGATTGAGCCTGAGCGCGTCGAGGCTTTGCTCAAACCGCAATATCGGCGTGGCGAATCGACCTACTATATCGATCATCGGCGCAATGGTGATGCGCGTTTATGGCCTGATCCCTCAAATGGAGTCGATGTGCCAGAGCTACGGACTGGCATGTGGCATCCCAACGATAGCTTATTTGCGGTGTTACGCAGCACCAGCGGCGATCTTTTAGGTCTTTTGACGGTCTATGCACCAAAAAATGGCCTGCAACCAACCACTGATCAAATTCAAATGCTGGAGATTTTCGCCACGCAATTGGCAGTTGCGCTCGAAAACAATCGGCTCTACGAACGCCAACGCCAAACCGTCGAAGGCTTGACTGCCTTGAGTGCGCTTGGCATGGCGATCAACAGTACCTTCAGCAATGCTCAATCAATTTGGCAATTTACGGTTGGCGGGATGGTCGATTGGACTGGTGCCCTCGGCGCGGGTGTATTGCTTAGCGATCCGAATGATCCCACGACCTTGCAACCAATTGTTGGCTTGGGAATTGAGCACACACCTGACGAGGCGATTATTCAATTTGCCCATAAAGTGCTAGAGCGTGATAAGCCGTTGTTGCTTGGTGATAGTAGCAAATTACCCAGTGTCTTGCGCGATTTGGGTGGTCAAGCCTTGGTGATGTTACCGTTGTTGGCAACGCACCAAACCTTGGGCGTGATCTACTTGTGGTATCCCGAAACCTTGCCCAACCGCGAAGCCCAAGATTTACTCTCGCTGTTTGTGGGCCAGGCCGCTGTGGCGGTCGAAACTCGGCGTTTGGCTGAAGAAGTCAGCAATGGCCGCGATCGCTTAGCCTCGATTTTGGCTTCGACCGAAGAAGGCATTATTTTGCTCAGCGCCGATTTACGGGTGGTCGAGGTCAATGCCGCCGCCCAAACCATGATCGGCAGCAACGAAGTCGCCGAATTGCTGGGCGAGCCAGTCGATTTGCTCTTGACTCACTGGTGCGCCCAGTGGAATAAATCTGAGGAAGCTTGGAGCGAACTAACGCTGGCGATCTACAAAGTTAGTCGCGGGCGCTTGGCTGAGGCGCGGGGCCAATTGGAATTGGGCGGTTTGCGCAGCCAATGGCTCGAATGGACAACCTTGCCAGTTCAAAGCGCGGCCAATCAAAGCCCCCACCCGATTATTATTGTGCTACGCGACATTACCACCGAGATCGAGGCCGAAAACCTACGCCATGACCTGACGTATATGATGATTCACGATTTGCGTGGGCCATTGAGTTCAGTGATGACCTCGTTGGATATGCTGGCCAAAAAGATGGTTGGCGACCTGAGCGAAGGCCAAGATAAGATTGTTAAAATCGCCTTGCGCAGCAGCGCCCGCCTGCTCGATATGGTTAATTTGCTGATGGATATTAGCAAACTTGAAGCAGGCCAGATGCCAATCACGCCAATTACGGTGGCGGTTGATGATGTGGTTCGTTCGGTGATGCAAAACTATGAGCCATTACTCAACGAGCGCAAAGTCCATGTAGCGCTGAATATTGCTGAAAATACCCCTAAAGCCTCGGTTGATATCCAAACCCTAGAGCGGGTCGTGCAAAACTTGATTGATAACGCGATTAAGTTCAGCCCAGCCTTATCAACAATCACGATTAGCGCCAACAAAGTTCAAGCCAATCAACTACCAAGCGATCACCCAACTGGTCAATGGATTTTGTTGGGCGTGCGTGATGCTGGGCCTGGCATTCCAGCACAATATCGCGAACGGGTCTTTGAAAAGTTTGCCCAAGTCAAACAAACTGGCATCAAAGGCACTGGGCTAGGCTTGACCTACTGTCGCTTGGCGGTCGAAACCCATGGTGGACGCATTTGGGTCGCCAATGATGATGGCCCTGGCGCACTCTTCCTGCTGACTATTCCGATTGCCTAA